DNA sequence from the Vanrija pseudolonga chromosome 7, complete sequence genome:
cttctctctctctctatGCGCCGCACACCTGGTGCTCATGCCGTCACTGAATCGTCAACGTCCATGCTGCTTGGTTGAGGGGCAGGAGCCTTCTGAACAGGTGCAGGGAGGGCCGAGTTGTAAAGGTCCCCTGCGttgtcgagctgctgcgggcCATCGTAACCATCAGTCACTCCAGTGTCCCACGGGTTCTGGAACCTGACGGTTAGCTCTATTCGGAGGCAATGACCCACCTAGTGACCTTGGGCTTCTCGATCAGAACGTTGCGGTAGAGCTTGTCCCAGATGACCTGCGAAGGTGGTTCCAGACGgagctgctcgtcctcgtagTCGGTGTTGACATAGTAGCCCACGCGCACAAACTCCTTGTCCCTGTACGACGccgtgatgatgatgactGTGATACCTAAGATCTCGGCGGGCTCGACCGATGGCAggaggtggtgctggggcgcgggggcgacAAACTCGAACGCGTTCACGCCAGCGGGGATGGGGCCGACTGCCCGGCATCAGCACTGCCACTGCGCTCACGGCCAAAACTCACCCATACACGAATCAAGCTCCTGGTCATACTCTTCAGAGGTCGCAGATCCCACATAGATCAAGCGCCACTCGAGGTCTGCGGTATGAGCTCTGTCCCAGCGGAGCTCCGCTCGACTCACCCTCAGCCAATGGTGCGATCGCCTCAAACTTGATGCGAAAGTGGTActcgtcgtcaaacttgGCTGGGTTGTTTACCAACTCGATATTGCGAATGTTGACCTGGATGGGTCAGCGCAAGTTGCGGAGGTTGCCAGCCCGCAGCCGGGGCAAGGTGGGGCACGCGGGGGCACTCACGATGGACTGTGTAGAGAAGCGGCAACAGCGACGGCGAAGGGAAGGCATGGTCAGTCAAAGCGCGCTAGGATGGTCTACGCCGTGCACCTACcatggcgaggaaggtgtgGTGGGGAAGGTTGGTGGATGGAGAGGCTGcagtcgaggaaggcgtgTGGGTCGCGTCAAGGCTTTAAGGGCTTGAAGGCGCTGTCTGACCCGTGGGGGAGCTGCCGTGGATCAAGGCGAAGTGGTGAAAGGTAAAGTGACTGGGTGGATGGGATGCCTTTTTATATAAGTGCAGTGGAACAATTGATGATGTTGTGACGATGGAGAGAGGTTGAAACCagccgtcgttgtcgagaTGAAGAAGAGACGCGCTCAGAGCAGGCAGGCTGCCCCTCTCCCAGCCAGGGCGCCcaacgcgacgcgcgaccCCTCCTTAACATGAGGCGTCAACATTGAAACACTTTACACGTCATTGATCTTGGATGATAGCGGAAGCAATTAAATCAATTAGTCCGTGCCTGGGGCTCATAAccccccttccctcctcaTCCCTCCACCCAGGAATTTTGAATCGACCAAgtccagcagcaggcagcaggtgGCTATCAGCACATGCGCTTTGCGTCAACAACATTGATTCTCCATCGCGCATCACGCAACAtgtcgacctcctccatcCCCTACACGGTCCCTCTGCCGGGAGGAATCCCAGACAAGTACCGCCCGCACACGGAGCAGACGACCACCATCCTCGTGCCCAAGGCCAACACGGCATTCCTCAACCCCGTTCAAGAGTACAACCGTGACCTGAGCGTGTCGGTCATCCGGGCTTGGAACGACCAGCGCAAGGAGGAGTTGGAGGCCAGATGgcgcgccaacgccgtcaagaaggaggccaagggcaagggcaagaccAGGGGCAAGGCCAACGGTGCGGAGAAgcctgccgaggaggagaagcccGCCACGGAGGAGAGCGCTGGTGCTgagggctcgtcgtcgaccgaggtGAGTTACGACCTTTGAACCTCATCTGATGCCCAGCCGAAAAAGGAATTTGTCCCAAGCAAGATCACgatcctcgaggcgctgtcCGCAACCGGTCTTCGCTCAATCCGGTACGCCAAGGAGATCCCTGATGTCAAGGTGGTGCTCGCAAACGacctgtcgccgtcggcgtgcgagGCCATGCGTCAAAACGTCGCGCTGAACGGCGTTGGACCGGTTGAGGAAGGAGCCGAGAAGCCCGCTgaggccgtcgacctcgggcgccGCGAAGGCTGCACCGGCTACGTCCACGTCAATGAGGGAGACGCCTGCGCGCTCATGTACGGCCACCGCACACCACGGGAACgggtcgacgtcgttgaCCTCGACCCGTACGGCACTGCCGCTCCATTCATCGACGCTGCCCTCGGCTGcatcgccgacggcggcttGCTCGCCGTTACGTGCACCGacctcgctgtcctcgctgGCTCCAGCTACCCCGAGAAGTGGTGAGTTGACTGCCCGGGGTCACATTGCTGATTCTAGCTTCTCAAACTACGGTGGTGTTtgcgccaaggccgagtaCTCGCACGAGGTCGCTCTCCGCCTTGTTCTGaactcgctcgcgcaggcggccgcCCGCTACGGCCGCACCATCACCCCTCTCATCTCTCTCTCGATCGACTTTTACGTCCGCCTGTTCGTCCGTGTCGACTCCAAgcccgtcgaggtcaagcgGTTGGCTAGCCAGACCGGCATCGTCTACATTTGCAACTTTTGCGAAACCCCTGTCACCCAGCCGTTCGGCAAGGTTCTTGAGAAGCCCAGCAAGAACGGTGACTTCACCAACACCGTGTACCGTTCAGCTGGCGGCCCGAAGGCGTCAGCGGACTGCGAGGAGTGTGGCTCGCCTCAGCATGTCGCCGGCCCGATGTGGCTCGGCCCGATCCAGGACCCCACCTTTGTCTCGCGCGTCCTCAAGAgcatcgaggccgacaaggcccaCTACGGCACCTACCCCCGCATGAACGGCATGCTTACGATGGcccacgacgagctgccAGACCCATTCTACTTTACCTCGAACAAGATCCACGGTTTCGCGCACACGAGCGCTGGACCAACAAAACAGGTCGTGTCGGCGCTCCTCAACGCAGGGTACAAGGTGTCCCGCTCTCATGCCGCTCCTGGATCCGTCAAGacggacgcgccgcgcgcgttTGTCTGTGACATTGTCCGCGAGCACGTCAAGACGCACCCTGTCCGCATGGACAAGATCTCGGAGAAGTCGCCTGCCCGTGCCTTTGTGTCCAAGGCCATGACGTGAGTGTAGAGGTTTGCTCTTTGCTAACGCCCAGACACGAGGTCGACCTCAAGATCCACCCCGAGGCGAAGAACTACGACAAGCAGGACAAGGTTGTCTACTACCAGCTCAACCCGCTGCCCAACTGGGGTCCGGGTTCGAGGGCCCGCAGCGTGCGCAAAGACCAGCCAGAACAGCAGGGCAAGCGAAAGGCCGAGGACAGCGCCGAGGGagccgagaagaaggccaaggttgccgaggtcgtcgaggacgacgaggaggcggcgatGAACGCATAGACACATCTGTAGGATTACAACATTATCAACGTGATTTACCCTGGAACAACTACTATCTCCTTATGCCCGAGATATCGAGTGCAAACGCGTCGGACCAGGCGCTGCGAGCTgcgtacggcggcgcgatcGGTAGCCGGCGGGGGACATACTCTAGCTCGACAACGTCCTTGTTGCCGTCATCGACCGCTCCAGGCTtcacgccggccgcggtGAGGCTACTGCTGGGCGACACAAATGTCGTCCCGAGCATGAGGTAGGGGAGGTCcggttcgtcgtcgtcgtcatagTGGGATATCCGCTTCTCGCCTTCAGGGTCCTCGGACGGCATGCGGACGAGGAAGGACACTGCAATGTCGTCTGGTGCCTTCTTGGTCGGGGCTGCGACAACGGCAAGCGGCTGCGTGGTTAGGTCGGAACGGACGTTGTGTAGCAGTGATAAGGAACATTGGCGTTAGAGGACTCGCACGACAGACGTCGGCATAAGCCCGCGCCCTGTTGGTTGCCGAGCACCAaacaccggcgccggcgagcggaTCGACGCCACAGACATCTCGCAGGTGGCACTGTCGTCCGACCGGGTGCCACCGACCTCCGCCCGCCCTGCGGCACCACGCGCACGCCATCGCCCGCCACACGACACCACTCACCTGGTCCTTGTCCCAGTCGAGCTCCTCTTCAGACGGCTCCTTCGCGACATCCGCCTCCCAGATACGCGGTATCGGCACCTTGCGGTACCTGGTCGCGCGGTTCTGTCCCTCCCACAtgccgtgggcggcgagcgagtcgccCGCCGTCATGAGATAGCCTAGCCATCCGCCCTGCTGCGTCCACATGCGCGCAAAGTCGACGTCTTCGCCGGTcgcctgggcggcgcgcgtcatCCGGCGTACCTggtgcacgcgcgcgaggatggtgaggaggacgacgaagagcgccgccgcgacaaaGCACAGGCCGAGGGCCACGATCGTGGTGGACGGGAGACCGGGCTAGCGTCAGTGCTATCACAGAGGGAGAACTCACCGGGCTCGACGTGGGCGTCGCTGCAGTGAGgacggtcgtcgtcgggctcgaggcggccgtcgtcgaggtggggtcgtcgcgcttgcccAGCGCGGGCCAATCTCGCCCAGGCCTCGAGGCCATTGTTGTAGCTGGTGATCAATGGTGAGTGTAAGAGAgtgtgtgagtgagtgagtgtgcGATTGTGATATCTGGAGCAGGAGCATTGAATGGTTCGTTAtccgctcggcggcggcgggggcggcggtgggcggcgtaACGGCGTTGGCATTTGGAACTCTGATTGCAGATCCGAGTGAGTCGAGGAGgtcagccagcagccaggcagccagccaagccCACCTCGGCTCTCTCTGCCTCGCCActtgctctgctctgctgGCTGCACACACCCTACCCCGCACATTGATTTGTTCCGAAACACACAGGGGCCTGGGCGTCGCGgggggcggcacggcggcgggcgcggcggggccaAGCTGCCACGTGACATTGTCCCAATTTAaacaccccctccccctttCCAAATACTCCCGTCAGCACAACTCGTCGCATCGTCacactggcggcggcccacacccacccacccacacggAGTTGAACATTCCTTCTCCGTTCTTCTCTCCGTGCgtgcaacaacaacaacaataacaacgaCCCCCTCTCACACCGTCAACAGACGTCATGAGCGAGCTATACGACGACGCACAGCTCTTATCCCGTGGGGCAGAGGCTAGCACCGCCTCGGACCCCAACACggacgccgccagcgcggcaCTCGACACGCTCTtctccagcgccgcccaagGAAACTACAACCTCGAGATCGCCATTGACCCGTCCCTGTCAAACTCTGCTCCGGCCGCGGTGACGGCAAATGATCAAGGTGAGCAATAAATGTTGCTCGTCGTCCTGTTATCAGACCCCAACTTACCATGGTTTCTCTTGGCACAGCTGCGTCTACCGCCGACCAACCAGCGTCCAACAATGGGACCCCACCGGCGTCGACCGGACCCATCAAGGCAAAAGGCACCTCGCGTGCCAACATGCTCGCACGTGGCGGCGCCTGCGAGTTTTGCAAGCGTCGCAAACTGCGCTGTTCTGCCGAGGTCCCGTCCTGTGCGAGCTGTCGCCGCACTGGACGCGACTGCGTCTACTCGCAAAAGAAGCAGCGGTCCCGTGTGCGTgtgctcgaggacaagctcgccgacctcgagcggaGACTGGAAAAGGGCCCCGGTTCCGGGCCTGCGTCAGCTGAGAGCAGCACGGCTGTGGGGTCGTCTGCCGCTCCGCCACACTTCATCTCGCCAGACTCTGTACACACCGCCACACCGCCtaccggcgtcgacctctTCCCTCTCGGCCTGGA
Encoded proteins:
- the ASF1 gene encoding Histone chaperone ASF1, encoding MVNIRNIELVNNPAKFDDEYHFRIKFEAIAPLAEDLEWRLIYVGSATSEEYDQELDSCMVGPIPAGVNAFEFVAPAPQHHLLPSVEPAEILGITVIIITASYRDKEFVRVGYYVNTDYEDEQLRLEPPSQVIWDKLYRNVLIEKPKVTRFQNPWDTGVTDGYDGPQQLDNAGDLYNSALPAPVQKAPAPQPSSMDVDDSVTA
- the trm1 gene encoding tRNA (guanine(26)-N(2))-dimethyltransferase, coding for MRFASTTLILHRASRNMSTSSIPYTVPLPGGIPDKYRPHTEQTTTILVPKANTAFLNPVQEYNRDLSVSVIRAWNDQRKEELEARWRANAVKKEAKGKGKTRGKANGAEKPAEEEKPATEESAGAEGSSSTEPKKEFVPSKITILEALSATGLRSIRYAKEIPDVKVVLANDLSPSACEAMRQNVALNGVGPVEEGAEKPAEAVDLGRREGCTGYVHVNEGDACALMYGHRTPRERVDVVDLDPYGTAAPFIDAALGCIADGGLLAVTCTDLAVLAGSSYPEKCFSNYGGVCAKAEYSHEVALRLVLNSLAQAAARYGRTITPLISLSIDFYVRLFVRVDSKPVEVKRLASQTGIVYICNFCETPVTQPFGKVLEKPSKNGDFTNTVYRSAGGPKASADCEECGSPQHVAGPMWLGPIQDPTFVSRVLKSIEADKAHYGTYPRMNGMLTMAHDELPDPFYFTSNKIHGFAHTSAGPTKQVVSALLNAGYKVSRSHAAPGSVKTDAPRAFVCDIVREHVKTHPVRMDKISEKSPARAFVSKAMTHEVDLKIHPEAKNYDKQDKVVYYQLNPLPNWGPGSRARSVRKDQPEQQGKRKAEDSAEGAEKKAKVAEVVEDDEEAAMNA